CGCCTTGCGGTTCCAGGGACAGACCTCCTGGCAAAGGTCGCAGCCGAAAACGTGCCGCCCCACCCCAGCCTGCAATCCCTCCGGGATCTCGCCGCGCTTCTCGATGGTGAGGTAAGAGATGCAGCGCGCGGCATCGAGCTGGTAGGGGGCAGGGAAGGCCTGGGTGGGACAGACGTCCAGGCAGCGGGTGCAGGAGCCGCAGCGGTCGGGCAGGGGCGCGCCCGGCTCTAGCTCCAACGAGGTCAGGATCACTCCGAGGAAAAGCCACGAACCCAGCTTGGGGTGGATGAGGCAGGTGTTCTTGCCCAGCCAGCCCAGGCCGGCGTGCGCCGCCACTACCCGCTCGAGCAGCGGGCCGGTGTCCACGTAGCAGCGGGTCTGGAGATCGGGATGGTCGCCGGCAGCCACCCGTAGCGCCGCTTCCACCTGGCGCAGCCGCGCCATGACGACCTGGTGATAGTCCTTCCGCCCCCAAGCGTAGCGCGAGATCCAGCCGCGCGCAGCCTCGGCCTTCTCGCTCGACTGCGGCGCCGCGCTGTTGTAGTTGAGGGCGCAGACGATGACCGAGCGCGCCCAGGGGAAGGTCTCTTGGACCGACGCGCGGCGCAGCCGGCCCCGCTCGTCCCGCGCCTGCATGTAGTCCATCTCGCCGACATGACCAGCGGCGATCCAGGCAGGGAAGTGGGCCAGCTCGGGCAGGGCGTCATCCCCGACCGGGGCGATCCCCGCCAGCTCGAAGCCGGCCTGGACGGCGGCACGCTGGATCACCTCGGAGAGGGCGCTCATAGGCCTCGCACCCGCCTATTATGCGCCTGCGGCGGGCCTCCCGGGGCGGGGCCCCGGTTTACCCGTCACAAGGCCTTGTGTCCTGCGTCACTGGCGGCTAGGACTAGCCCGGATAGCCTAGAAGCGTGCATCCGGAAACCGGAGAGGTGGGGCCGACGATGCTCACACGCCGC
This is a stretch of genomic DNA from Terriglobales bacterium. It encodes these proteins:
- the queG gene encoding tRNA epoxyqueuosine(34) reductase QueG; protein product: MSALSEVIQRAAVQAGFELAGIAPVGDDALPELAHFPAWIAAGHVGEMDYMQARDERGRLRRASVQETFPWARSVIVCALNYNSAAPQSSEKAEAARGWISRYAWGRKDYHQVVMARLRQVEAALRVAAGDHPDLQTRCYVDTGPLLERVVAAHAGLGWLGKNTCLIHPKLGSWLFLGVILTSLELEPGAPLPDRCGSCTRCLDVCPTQAFPAPYQLDAARCISYLTIEKRGEIPEGLQAGVGRHVFGCDLCQEVCPWNRKAPVSAAPELQPRPELVNPALEWLAGLSEEEFRRNFRGTAVR